The Pseudarthrobacter sulfonivorans genome includes a window with the following:
- a CDS encoding TlyA family RNA methyltransferase, whose amino-acid sequence MARLDQALVARGLARSRTHAASLIAEGKVSSAGQVLSKASLQVDDGKDLSVEHTEEDSYVSRAGHKLAGALDAFPEVTVAGKRCLDAGASTGGFTEVLLRRGAAHVVAVDVGHDQLVPQLRADDRVAVHEGMNVRYMAPEDIGGQVELTVADLSFISLTLVVLPLALCTQPGGDLVLMVKPQFEIGKDRLGRTGVVTSERERRMAVEKVANAALDAGLDLCGLAASPLPGQDGNVEYFLWIKRRMTQDLPKIEERLAAIDGLLGRIWPNH is encoded by the coding sequence ATGGCACGACTTGACCAGGCGCTCGTCGCCCGCGGCCTGGCCAGGTCCCGGACCCACGCTGCTTCGTTGATTGCCGAGGGCAAGGTGAGCTCGGCCGGGCAGGTCCTGTCCAAGGCGTCCCTCCAGGTCGACGACGGCAAGGACCTGTCGGTCGAGCACACGGAAGAGGACAGCTACGTCAGCCGGGCCGGGCACAAGCTCGCCGGGGCTTTGGACGCATTCCCGGAGGTCACTGTTGCCGGCAAGAGGTGCCTGGACGCCGGCGCCTCCACCGGCGGCTTCACCGAGGTGCTCCTGCGGCGCGGTGCGGCACACGTGGTGGCGGTCGACGTCGGCCATGACCAGCTGGTCCCTCAGCTCCGCGCCGATGACCGCGTAGCCGTGCATGAAGGCATGAACGTGCGGTACATGGCGCCGGAGGACATCGGCGGCCAGGTCGAACTCACGGTGGCCGACCTCTCCTTCATCTCGCTGACCCTGGTGGTCCTGCCCCTGGCGCTGTGCACGCAGCCGGGCGGCGACCTGGTGCTGATGGTGAAGCCCCAGTTCGAGATCGGCAAGGACCGGCTGGGCCGCACCGGCGTGGTCACCTCCGAGCGCGAACGCCGGATGGCAGTGGAAAAAGTTGCCAATGCAGCGCTCGACGCCGGACTGGACTTATGCGGCTTGGCGGCCAGCCCGCTGCCGGGCCAGGACGGAAACGTCGAATACTTCCTGTGGATAAAGCGCAGGATGACCCAAGACCTGCCTAAGATCGAAGAGCGCCTCGCAGCCATTGACGGATTGCTTGGCCGAATCTGGCCGAACCACTAG
- a CDS encoding HAD-IIA family hydrolase → MTEVPLISLFDALLADLDGVVYAGQHAIPGAVDSLQQLEGLGIGLGYVTNNASRTPAQVAAHLRELGAPADDEQVVSSSQAAAELLASLVAPGARVLITGSPALAQEIELVGLTPVHSQDEDPVAVVQGFNPGIGWKDLAEAAYVVSAGALWIATNTDMSIPQARGIAPGNGTLVAAVAAATGQTPRVAGKPEAPLFHAAAKRLAADRPLVVGDRLDTDILGGNNAGFATVAVLTGVDTTATILAARTAERPDYIINSLSDLHRPYPALDHTDGTHRCGASTARVSGDTIHVSGSEGDLDSWRAACAAWWTAVPDAALPTEPKLEWRNH, encoded by the coding sequence ATGACTGAAGTTCCACTGATTTCCCTGTTCGACGCCCTTTTGGCGGACCTGGACGGCGTGGTCTACGCCGGGCAGCACGCGATCCCCGGCGCCGTGGACTCGCTGCAGCAACTGGAGGGTTTGGGCATTGGCCTGGGGTATGTCACCAACAATGCCTCCCGCACCCCGGCGCAGGTAGCGGCGCATCTCCGTGAACTGGGTGCACCGGCAGACGACGAGCAGGTGGTCAGTTCCTCGCAGGCCGCGGCCGAACTCCTTGCGTCACTCGTCGCCCCCGGAGCGCGGGTGCTGATCACCGGCAGCCCCGCACTGGCGCAGGAAATCGAACTGGTGGGACTTACGCCTGTCCACAGCCAGGACGAGGATCCGGTAGCCGTGGTCCAGGGATTCAATCCCGGGATCGGCTGGAAAGATCTTGCCGAGGCGGCGTACGTCGTGTCGGCCGGAGCACTGTGGATCGCAACCAACACCGATATGTCCATTCCGCAGGCACGCGGCATAGCCCCGGGCAACGGCACCCTCGTGGCTGCTGTAGCCGCCGCCACCGGACAGACGCCGCGGGTTGCCGGCAAGCCGGAGGCCCCGCTCTTCCACGCCGCCGCCAAACGGCTCGCGGCTGACCGCCCGCTGGTGGTGGGCGACCGTCTGGACACCGACATCCTCGGCGGCAACAACGCCGGGTTTGCCACGGTGGCAGTGCTGACCGGCGTCGACACCACAGCTACCATCCTGGCCGCACGCACTGCGGAACGCCCGGACTACATCATCAATTCCCTCAGCGACCTCCACCGCCCCTACCCGGCGCTGGACCACACTGACGGAACGCACCGCTGCGGGGCCTCCACTGCGCGGGTCAGCGGTGACACCATACACGTCAGCGGCAGCGAAGGTGACCTGGATTCGTGGCGGGCCGCCTGCGCCGCCTGGTGGACTGCGGTCCCCGACGCCGCCCTTCCCACCGAACCCAAACTCGAGTGGCGCAATCATTAG
- the tyrS gene encoding tyrosine--tRNA ligase, producing the protein MSELNDLESQQNDPTFANVWQELKWRGLVHVSTDEEELEKLLAGDPITYYCGFDPTAPSLHLGNLVQLLVMRRLQLAGHKPLGLVGGSTGLIGDPRPTAERTLNTKDTVNEWVGYLQAQVRRFLSFDGASAARMVNNLDWTAPLSAIDFLREIGKHYRVGTMLRKDAVASRLSSDEGISYTEFSYQILQGMDYLQLFRDYGCMLQTGGSDQWGNLTSGTELIRKVEGKSVHALGTPLITNSDGTKFGKSEGNAIWLDAGMCSPYAFYQFWLNTADSDVVDRLKVFTFLSRAEIETLAAAVAERPFAREGQRKLAFEVTSLVHGVEATEKVIAASAALFGNGDLSALDRPTLEAATSELPSARIQVDGLGIIDLLVASGLSESKSAARRTVGEGGAYVNNEKVSDPEAVISESELLHGQYLLLRRGKKNLATVEVLVP; encoded by the coding sequence GTGTCAGAACTCAACGATCTCGAATCCCAGCAGAACGACCCCACCTTCGCCAATGTCTGGCAGGAGCTGAAGTGGCGCGGCCTGGTCCACGTCTCCACCGATGAAGAGGAACTGGAAAAGCTCCTCGCCGGTGATCCGATCACCTATTACTGCGGATTCGACCCCACCGCGCCGAGCCTGCACCTGGGCAACCTGGTCCAACTCCTCGTTATGCGCCGGCTGCAGCTCGCAGGGCACAAGCCGCTGGGACTGGTGGGCGGATCCACGGGACTGATCGGCGATCCGCGGCCCACCGCCGAGCGCACGCTGAACACCAAGGACACCGTTAACGAATGGGTGGGCTACCTGCAGGCCCAGGTCCGCCGCTTCCTCAGCTTCGATGGTGCCAGCGCCGCCCGCATGGTCAACAACCTCGACTGGACCGCGCCGTTGAGCGCCATCGACTTCCTGCGCGAGATCGGAAAGCACTACCGGGTCGGCACCATGCTCCGCAAGGATGCTGTTGCGTCCCGCCTCAGTTCGGACGAGGGCATCAGCTACACCGAATTCAGCTACCAGATCCTGCAGGGCATGGACTACCTCCAGTTGTTCCGCGACTACGGCTGCATGCTGCAGACCGGCGGCTCGGACCAGTGGGGCAACCTCACCAGCGGCACTGAACTCATCCGCAAGGTTGAGGGTAAGAGCGTCCACGCCCTGGGTACGCCGCTGATCACCAACTCGGACGGCACTAAGTTCGGCAAGAGCGAAGGCAATGCCATCTGGCTCGACGCCGGCATGTGCAGCCCGTACGCCTTCTACCAGTTCTGGCTGAACACCGCCGACTCTGACGTGGTGGACCGGCTGAAGGTCTTCACTTTCCTGAGCCGCGCGGAAATCGAAACCCTGGCAGCTGCCGTGGCCGAACGTCCGTTTGCACGGGAAGGCCAGCGGAAGCTGGCGTTCGAAGTGACTTCCCTGGTCCACGGTGTGGAGGCAACGGAGAAAGTCATCGCGGCGTCCGCTGCACTTTTTGGCAACGGTGACCTGTCCGCCCTGGACCGGCCCACGCTTGAGGCAGCCACGTCGGAGCTTCCTTCCGCCCGCATCCAGGTGGATGGCCTCGGGATCATTGACCTGCTGGTGGCATCCGGCCTGTCGGAGAGCAAGTCCGCGGCCCGGCGGACCGTCGGCGAAGGCGGCGCCTATGTAAACAACGAGAAGGTGTCCGACCCGGAAGCTGTCATCTCCGAATCGGAGCTGCTGCATGGCCAGTACCTGCTCCTGCGCCGCGGCAAGAAGAATCTCGCGACTGTCGAAGTCCTGGTTCCTTAG
- a CDS encoding HelD family protein, protein MLDADLAHERNYVAGLYARLEELRTEKRQQLAQVRRAGAVGTMQNVSERDAFAALYEDRLAQLDAVDDRLVFGRLDLDSGEAQYIGRIGLTTDDLQRLMVDWRAPEAGHFYQATAFDRQGVRRRRHLILQGREVKAIEDDVLDADMLADDASLQGEGALLAALDSKRTGRMSDIVGTIQSEQDRIIRSSISGALVVQGGPGTGKTAVALHRAAYLLYTHRERLKTAGVLLVGPSSSFMKYIERVLPSLGETGVVMASVGRLMPGIKAVAEPEAVVAAIKGRLDMVKVVANAVANRQRIPAEDRVLDVDGRKLMLTRRQVSRARERARSTGKPHNEARLTFIKILLRELTEQMTDLVEAGSIGNNADRSYLAEDVRTARDVRIVLNLCWMPMTPEKLITELLSKPAVLAACTPSLSLRERSLLLRPAGAPWTEADVPLLDEAAELLGEMDPAAGRGLAQQEHDRARDLANAKQTLVNMGDMGVDVLISAEELADQNQERENRLTAAERATSDRTWAFGHIVVDEAQELSPMQWRLLVRRCPLKSFTIVGDIAQTSSVAGANSWQGALAPMFGDRWQLEELTVNYRTPSQIAEAAARMANAAGLVVSAPKAVREGRWAPVIDKVDHGQVVNRLVEVLPEELAALDGGLLAVIADGDLLPAATSALRAVYGRRIGNGAGSYEQDIVVISPREAKGLEFDGVVVLEPSVMLNREHGRVGDLYVAMTRPTQRLRLIAAEGIPAGIEG, encoded by the coding sequence ATGCTCGACGCCGATTTGGCCCACGAACGGAACTATGTTGCCGGCCTGTACGCGCGGCTGGAAGAGCTCCGCACGGAAAAGCGCCAGCAGTTGGCGCAGGTCCGCCGGGCCGGTGCCGTGGGCACCATGCAGAATGTCTCCGAACGCGACGCCTTCGCCGCGCTCTACGAGGACCGCCTCGCCCAGCTCGACGCCGTCGATGACCGCCTGGTCTTCGGCCGCCTCGACCTGGATTCCGGTGAAGCCCAGTACATTGGGCGCATCGGCCTGACCACCGATGACCTCCAGCGGCTCATGGTGGACTGGCGCGCGCCCGAAGCCGGGCACTTCTATCAGGCAACGGCGTTTGACCGGCAGGGCGTCCGCCGCCGACGGCACCTGATTCTGCAGGGCCGGGAAGTCAAGGCCATCGAGGACGACGTCCTTGATGCGGACATGCTCGCGGACGACGCCTCGCTGCAGGGCGAAGGAGCATTGCTGGCGGCTCTGGATTCCAAGCGCACGGGCCGGATGTCCGACATCGTCGGCACCATCCAGTCCGAGCAGGACCGCATCATCCGGTCCTCCATTTCCGGTGCCCTCGTGGTGCAGGGTGGTCCCGGTACCGGTAAGACTGCTGTGGCACTGCACCGGGCCGCGTACCTGCTCTACACGCACCGGGAACGGCTGAAGACCGCAGGTGTGCTGCTGGTGGGCCCGTCGTCGTCCTTTATGAAGTACATCGAACGTGTTCTTCCCTCGCTCGGTGAGACCGGCGTGGTCATGGCCAGCGTGGGTCGCCTGATGCCCGGAATCAAAGCGGTTGCCGAACCTGAGGCAGTGGTCGCGGCCATCAAGGGGCGGCTGGACATGGTGAAGGTTGTGGCCAATGCGGTCGCGAACCGGCAGCGGATCCCCGCCGAGGACCGTGTCCTGGACGTCGACGGCCGCAAGCTGATGCTGACGCGGAGGCAAGTAAGCCGGGCGCGCGAACGTGCCCGGTCCACCGGCAAGCCGCACAACGAGGCGCGCCTGACGTTTATCAAAATTCTGCTCCGCGAACTGACCGAGCAGATGACCGATCTCGTGGAGGCCGGGAGCATCGGCAACAATGCCGACCGCTCGTATCTGGCAGAAGACGTCCGCACGGCCCGCGACGTCCGGATCGTCCTGAACCTGTGCTGGATGCCGATGACTCCGGAGAAGCTGATCACCGAGCTTCTGAGCAAGCCCGCAGTCCTGGCGGCCTGCACACCGAGCCTGTCCCTTAGGGAGCGGTCGCTGCTGCTGCGCCCCGCTGGTGCGCCTTGGACCGAGGCCGACGTCCCGCTGCTGGACGAGGCCGCGGAGCTCCTCGGCGAAATGGACCCGGCGGCGGGACGGGGCCTTGCACAGCAGGAGCACGACCGCGCCCGGGACCTTGCCAACGCCAAGCAGACACTGGTGAACATGGGGGACATGGGTGTCGATGTCCTCATCTCCGCGGAGGAACTTGCCGATCAGAACCAGGAGCGCGAGAATCGCCTGACGGCCGCCGAGCGCGCTACCAGCGACCGCACGTGGGCCTTCGGCCACATCGTGGTGGATGAGGCGCAGGAGCTTTCGCCCATGCAATGGCGCCTGCTGGTCCGCCGTTGCCCGCTGAAATCCTTCACCATCGTGGGCGACATCGCGCAGACCAGTTCAGTCGCCGGCGCCAACTCCTGGCAGGGGGCCCTGGCGCCCATGTTCGGTGACCGCTGGCAGCTGGAGGAGCTGACAGTCAACTACCGGACGCCCTCTCAGATCGCTGAAGCCGCCGCCCGCATGGCCAACGCGGCCGGACTGGTGGTTTCCGCGCCGAAGGCCGTCCGCGAGGGACGGTGGGCCCCTGTCATCGACAAGGTTGACCACGGACAGGTGGTGAACCGTTTGGTGGAGGTGCTCCCGGAGGAACTGGCAGCGCTCGACGGCGGCCTCCTCGCCGTGATTGCCGACGGCGACCTTCTGCCGGCTGCAACGTCAGCCCTTCGTGCCGTGTACGGCCGGCGCATCGGCAACGGCGCGGGCAGCTACGAACAGGACATCGTGGTCATCAGCCCGCGCGAGGCCAAAGGCCTGGAGTTCGACGGCGTTGTGGTGCTTGAGCCGTCCGTCATGCTCAACCGCGAGCATGGCCGGGTGGGCGATCTGTACGTCGCCATGACCCGGCCCACCCAGCGGCTCCGGCTGATCGCCGCGGAAGGTATTCCGGCAGGCATAGAAGGCTGA
- a CDS encoding GNAT family N-acetyltransferase: MHHENVLTGYGLSLLPLAPHHAEGLFDFVDATMWAGMAAPLPATAHELSGLFAARIEDPASLAFAVTDQRTGALLGTTALNAFDAAQQRVEVGGTFFGRQFWGTHVNPASKHALLAFAFDVLHVQRVAFRCDARNVRSAAAIERLGATFEGVLRSHRLAPDGTRADSAVFSVLGQEWPAVQQRLQHRLAPFALAGDHPGGTDYARRTFAAL; this comes from the coding sequence ATGCACCACGAGAACGTCCTGACCGGATACGGGCTTTCCCTCCTTCCGCTGGCACCGCACCATGCCGAAGGGCTGTTTGACTTCGTGGACGCCACGATGTGGGCAGGAATGGCCGCGCCCCTGCCGGCCACGGCGCACGAGCTTTCAGGGCTGTTTGCGGCCAGGATTGAGGACCCGGCCAGCCTGGCCTTCGCCGTGACGGACCAGCGGACCGGGGCCCTCCTGGGCACAACCGCGCTGAATGCGTTCGATGCCGCCCAGCAACGCGTGGAAGTTGGCGGCACCTTCTTTGGACGGCAGTTCTGGGGCACGCACGTAAATCCCGCCAGCAAGCACGCCCTGCTCGCCTTTGCGTTCGACGTCCTTCACGTTCAGCGCGTTGCGTTTCGCTGCGACGCACGTAATGTGCGCAGCGCCGCAGCCATCGAACGGCTGGGGGCAACGTTCGAGGGCGTGCTGCGCAGCCACCGCCTGGCGCCTGACGGCACACGTGCGGATTCGGCAGTGTTCTCGGTCCTGGGGCAGGAATGGCCCGCGGTGCAGCAGCGCCTCCAGCACCGGTTGGCGCCGTTCGCCCTGGCGGGAGACCACCCCGGCGGGACGGATTATGCCCGGCGCACCTTCGCCGCCTTGTAG
- a CDS encoding DNA-3-methyladenine glycosylase — MTASLSPASPDQLRELLSGDARRVAPRLLGSVLTHHSHEGTVAVRITEVEAYMGPGDSSHPDPGSHTFRGPTARNAPMFGPAGHLYVYFTYGMHYCANIVCGPAGTASAVLLRAGEVVEGQHLALVRRPTSKSALDLASGPARLATTLALTTADSGRDVLADPFELRLTSVPAPVFSSGPRVGVSGDGGSATYPWRFWLPGDPTVSRYKAAKVRRA; from the coding sequence ATGACCGCCAGCCTGAGTCCCGCCAGCCCGGATCAGCTCCGCGAACTGCTGTCCGGCGACGCCCGGAGGGTGGCTCCGCGGCTGCTGGGATCCGTACTGACCCACCACAGCCACGAGGGAACTGTGGCTGTGCGGATCACCGAGGTGGAGGCGTACATGGGTCCCGGCGACTCGTCGCATCCGGATCCCGGCTCCCACACTTTCCGTGGCCCCACGGCCCGCAACGCGCCCATGTTCGGCCCGGCCGGCCACCTCTACGTCTACTTCACGTATGGCATGCACTACTGCGCCAACATCGTCTGCGGCCCGGCGGGCACCGCATCTGCCGTCCTGCTGCGGGCGGGCGAGGTGGTGGAGGGGCAGCACCTCGCGTTGGTGCGCCGTCCGACGTCGAAATCGGCTCTCGATCTGGCGAGCGGCCCGGCCCGGCTGGCCACCACGCTGGCCCTCACTACCGCCGACAGCGGCCGGGATGTCCTGGCTGACCCCTTCGAGCTGCGGCTGACTTCGGTACCCGCTCCCGTGTTCAGTTCCGGGCCGAGGGTGGGCGTTTCCGGCGACGGCGGCTCCGCGACGTATCCCTGGCGCTTCTGGCTGCCAGGGGATCCCACCGTGTCCCGCTACAAGGCGGCGAAGGTGCGCCGGGCATAA
- a CDS encoding AlkA N-terminal domain-containing protein, which yields MDFWQRYRAIDARDTRFDGQFYTAVRTTGIYCRPSCPARTPKAVNVTFYETSAAAHDAGYRACKRCLPEAVPGTPAWNIRQDLAGRAMRLINDGVINRDGVEGLAARLGYSSRQLNRILSHELGAGPLSLARASRAQTARTLLVSTAMKLADIAFASGFSSVRQFNDTMVEVFAMTPTALRATARHHRSPAAATSLTLSLPYREPFDPGIFSFLAVRAIPGIEAGTPTSYARSLQLPHGDARFSVTYDDGAPGRPLTLTIGAVDLRDLPALLSRVRRLFDLDADPVAIDSALSQEPRLAASVASAPGIRMPGALDPQELLIRAMIGQQITVAAARTALTQLAAAGSPSAVPGEGLDRLFPTAAEIAETGYTLLRGPQRRIDAIRSAASALAGGQLDFGYGDDLPGLGAKLLPLPGVGPWTVGYVAMRVLGAPDVFLANDAAVRNGIRALAPALTNQYGGGVEAPGVTPSPDFREVSPWRSYATMHLWRAAAESKSSKPIQAVPEKAML from the coding sequence ATGGACTTCTGGCAGCGCTACCGCGCGATTGACGCGCGGGACACCCGGTTCGACGGGCAGTTCTACACCGCTGTCCGGACCACCGGCATCTACTGCCGCCCGTCCTGCCCCGCCAGGACCCCGAAAGCCGTGAACGTCACCTTCTACGAAACCTCTGCCGCAGCGCACGACGCCGGCTACCGGGCGTGCAAGCGCTGCCTTCCCGAAGCAGTCCCAGGCACGCCTGCGTGGAACATCCGGCAGGACCTGGCGGGCCGGGCGATGCGCCTGATCAACGACGGCGTGATCAACCGGGACGGGGTGGAGGGCCTCGCCGCCCGGCTGGGATACTCCTCCCGCCAGCTCAACCGGATCCTCAGCCACGAACTCGGCGCCGGCCCGCTCTCCCTGGCCCGGGCCAGCCGCGCCCAGACCGCCCGCACCCTGTTGGTGTCCACGGCGATGAAGCTGGCGGACATCGCATTCGCGTCCGGCTTCAGCAGCGTCCGCCAGTTCAACGACACCATGGTGGAGGTGTTCGCCATGACGCCCACTGCCCTGCGCGCGACCGCCAGGCACCACCGCTCCCCTGCCGCCGCGACGTCGCTGACGTTGAGCCTGCCGTACCGCGAACCGTTCGATCCCGGCATCTTTTCCTTCCTCGCCGTCAGGGCGATCCCCGGGATCGAGGCGGGGACGCCGACGTCGTACGCCCGTTCTTTGCAGCTTCCGCATGGCGATGCCCGCTTCAGCGTGACTTACGACGACGGCGCTCCCGGACGGCCACTGACCCTCACCATCGGCGCGGTGGACCTCCGGGACCTGCCCGCACTGCTGAGCAGGGTACGCCGGCTCTTCGACCTCGACGCCGATCCGGTAGCCATCGACAGTGCTCTGTCCCAGGAGCCCCGCCTGGCCGCCTCGGTTGCCAGTGCGCCGGGCATCAGGATGCCCGGCGCGTTGGATCCGCAGGAGCTGCTCATCCGGGCGATGATCGGGCAGCAAATCACCGTGGCTGCGGCCCGGACCGCACTGACGCAGCTGGCCGCTGCCGGCAGTCCCAGCGCGGTCCCCGGCGAGGGCCTTGACCGGCTGTTTCCCACCGCGGCCGAAATCGCCGAGACCGGCTACACGCTGCTGCGCGGTCCGCAACGCCGGATTGACGCCATCCGTTCCGCCGCGTCGGCCCTGGCTGGAGGCCAACTGGATTTTGGCTACGGGGACGATCTGCCCGGGCTCGGCGCCAAGCTGCTTCCCCTTCCCGGGGTGGGCCCGTGGACCGTGGGCTACGTGGCAATGCGTGTCCTCGGCGCGCCGGACGTGTTTCTGGCCAACGACGCCGCGGTGCGAAACGGCATCCGGGCGCTCGCCCCAGCCCTCACGAACCAATACGGCGGCGGCGTTGAGGCGCCTGGCGTGACGCCAAGCCCCGATTTCCGCGAGGTCAGCCCGTGGCGGTCCTACGCCACCATGCACCTGTGGCGCGCCGCCGCGGAGTCCAAATCCTCCAAACCTATACAAGCCGTTCCAGAGAAAGCGATGCTATGA
- a CDS encoding methylated-DNA--[protein]-cysteine S-methyltransferase — protein sequence MKAQLLVMSTPDGPFTILAQDGVVLASGWTAEPGELTGQIHPELRPGDVEAVTDLGSISRAVEAFYAGDPAPAMAVPVRQKSGPFRSHAWDVLRTVRPGSPVTYTEYAELSGNPKAVRAAASACAFNAAALFVPCHRVIRTDGSLGGFRWGLAIKESLLAREATESLLAREAG from the coding sequence ATGAAAGCCCAGCTGTTAGTGATGTCCACCCCGGACGGACCGTTCACCATCCTTGCCCAGGACGGCGTGGTCCTCGCCTCGGGCTGGACCGCCGAGCCGGGTGAGCTGACCGGCCAGATCCACCCCGAGCTGCGGCCGGGCGACGTCGAAGCGGTCACGGACCTGGGCAGCATCTCCCGGGCCGTGGAGGCCTTCTATGCCGGCGATCCCGCGCCCGCCATGGCCGTCCCCGTGCGCCAGAAGTCTGGGCCGTTCCGGTCGCACGCCTGGGATGTGCTGAGGACCGTTCGTCCCGGGTCGCCGGTGACGTACACCGAGTATGCCGAGCTTTCCGGAAATCCGAAGGCGGTCCGGGCCGCGGCCAGCGCGTGTGCGTTCAACGCGGCTGCCTTGTTTGTGCCGTGCCACCGCGTCATCCGCACCGACGGTTCCCTGGGCGGTTTCCGCTGGGGCCTGGCCATCAAGGAGAGCCTGTTGGCCCGCGAGGCAACGGAAAGCCTGCTGGCCCGCGAAGCCGGATAG
- a CDS encoding maleylpyruvate isomerase family mycothiol-dependent enzyme, translated as MTEITTSELLAELHKAAGAVASTAAKFTDEDVKAPSGLPGWTRGHVLAHLAGISNAMARQLEFAARGASVELYDGGQDGRTKAIEMAAGHNADAHRADLQAGLDRALTAFDSLEGDADWQTSIAYRGGVVFDGGLALWRELVIHTADLDAGLGPETWSRKFCEHLFDFLAARVPPGEKLVLQPLGLPPVTLGLGRSTVISGMITDIAAWLAGREPSLGSLRATAAADGVDLPELLPWPAGTPAAGATPSGTPAAR; from the coding sequence ATGACTGAGATCACTACTTCAGAACTACTGGCCGAACTGCATAAGGCCGCCGGCGCCGTGGCCTCGACCGCCGCGAAATTCACCGATGAGGATGTCAAGGCACCGTCGGGACTGCCCGGCTGGACCCGCGGGCACGTCCTGGCGCATCTCGCCGGTATCTCCAACGCCATGGCGCGCCAGTTGGAATTTGCCGCCCGCGGCGCCAGTGTTGAGCTGTACGACGGAGGCCAGGACGGACGAACGAAGGCCATCGAAATGGCCGCCGGCCACAACGCGGATGCGCACCGGGCTGACCTGCAGGCCGGCCTGGACCGGGCACTGACGGCTTTTGATTCGCTGGAAGGCGACGCCGACTGGCAGACCTCCATTGCCTACCGCGGCGGAGTGGTCTTCGACGGCGGCCTCGCGTTGTGGCGTGAACTGGTGATCCACACAGCGGACCTGGACGCGGGCCTCGGGCCCGAGACGTGGAGCCGGAAGTTCTGCGAGCACCTCTTCGACTTCCTGGCGGCCCGTGTCCCGCCGGGGGAAAAACTCGTGCTGCAGCCACTCGGGCTCCCGCCCGTGACCCTTGGCCTCGGCCGTTCCACCGTCATCAGCGGGATGATCACTGACATTGCCGCCTGGCTGGCCGGCCGTGAACCATCGCTCGGCAGCCTGCGGGCAACAGCCGCCGCGGACGGCGTGGACCTCCCGGAACTGCTGCCCTGGCCAGCCGGGACACCGGCTGCCGGAGCCACGCCATCCGGGACACCCGCAGCACGGTAG